In Dendrosporobacter quercicolus, a single genomic region encodes these proteins:
- a CDS encoding AMP-binding protein — MRFKSLNELLEYRAVQGREKTFILSPETGAALTYGNFYTAVRELAYRIQLNIRPGQRIALIAENGLHWGIVFCGILLAGGVAVPLNPKFKPAETEELLRQAQAKLIFTDARGGEALPPPFAANSRTVSVAGEAMSIIDSESFAENATQASRSQWADEALVLFTSGSTGAPKGVVLTHGNLLAEAKFITGGHQLTAADVVLCILPFFHINGLVITLLSSLYSGGTAVIPRKFSASHFWQWVSANKVTWFSAVPAILSILLSSEADPAIDLSRLRFARSASSSLPVAILTEFERRYGVPVIEAYGLSEAGSQIATNPLPPRRRKAGSVGLPVGNEIQVIDQSGEPAPVQATGEVVVKGANITKGYLNNRQANRESFKNGWFHTGDLGFFDADGYLFLTGRKKELINRGGEKISPREVDEVIYRLSEIETAVTVGVADAVLGEEVVAFVQLRPGKQLTAEGIAAHCRSWLADFKIPKKIFFIDDFPKGPNGKIQRRKLVELYGLLIAGRPGTSDIEKELSGYMAHAPKTDRKYNVRVYEEGCKECGYCIEVCPRQVFTVARYFNDKGYRPVRAEFADRCIGCRRCFFLCPDFSIDVTDRKEEEEL; from the coding sequence ATGCGGTTTAAGTCATTGAATGAACTGCTGGAATACCGGGCCGTCCAGGGCCGGGAGAAAACTTTTATCTTATCGCCGGAGACCGGGGCTGCTCTTACTTACGGCAATTTTTATACTGCCGTCAGGGAGCTGGCCTACCGCATTCAGCTAAATATCCGGCCAGGGCAGCGTATTGCTTTAATTGCGGAAAACGGTTTGCACTGGGGTATCGTATTCTGCGGCATATTGCTGGCCGGCGGGGTGGCCGTGCCGCTTAATCCAAAGTTTAAACCGGCTGAAACCGAGGAATTGCTGCGGCAAGCACAGGCCAAGCTGATTTTTACGGATGCCAGGGGAGGAGAAGCCTTGCCGCCGCCATTTGCCGCAAACAGCCGGACAGTATCCGTCGCCGGGGAAGCTATGAGTATTATTGACAGCGAATCTTTCGCGGAAAATGCGACTCAAGCGTCCCGATCGCAATGGGCAGATGAAGCGCTGGTGTTGTTTACCTCCGGATCGACCGGAGCGCCTAAAGGCGTAGTTTTAACCCATGGCAATCTGTTGGCTGAAGCCAAATTTATCACAGGCGGCCACCAACTGACTGCTGCTGATGTCGTGTTATGTATTCTGCCGTTCTTTCATATTAACGGTTTGGTCATTACGCTGCTCAGCTCTCTTTATTCGGGCGGAACGGCGGTCATTCCGCGCAAATTCAGCGCCAGTCATTTCTGGCAATGGGTAAGCGCCAATAAAGTTACCTGGTTTAGTGCGGTTCCCGCAATTTTATCCATTTTGCTGTCCAGTGAGGCCGACCCGGCGATTGACCTTTCCCGCCTGCGGTTTGCCAGATCGGCATCTTCTTCGCTGCCGGTGGCAATTCTGACGGAATTTGAGCGACGGTACGGCGTTCCGGTAATCGAGGCCTACGGGTTATCGGAAGCCGGAAGCCAGATCGCCACCAATCCACTGCCGCCCCGCAGGCGAAAGGCCGGTTCGGTGGGTTTGCCTGTGGGCAATGAAATTCAGGTGATCGACCAATCCGGGGAGCCGGCTCCTGTTCAGGCAACTGGTGAGGTAGTCGTTAAAGGGGCGAATATTACTAAGGGCTATTTAAACAACCGGCAGGCCAACCGGGAAAGTTTTAAAAACGGCTGGTTCCACACCGGTGACCTGGGCTTTTTTGACGCCGATGGCTATTTGTTTTTGACCGGGCGGAAAAAAGAGCTGATCAACCGGGGCGGGGAGAAGATTTCGCCGCGGGAAGTGGACGAAGTCATATACCGGCTGAGTGAAATTGAAACGGCGGTAACCGTTGGGGTGGCGGATGCCGTTTTGGGCGAGGAAGTGGTTGCTTTTGTTCAGCTGCGTCCGGGAAAACAGCTGACGGCGGAAGGCATTGCCGCTCATTGCCGGTCTTGGCTGGCCGATTTTAAGATACCCAAGAAGATTTTTTTTATCGATGATTTCCCCAAAGGGCCTAACGGCAAAATCCAGCGTCGTAAGCTTGTTGAACTTTACGGCCTGCTCATTGCCGGCCGTCCTGGCACGAGTGACATTGAAAAGGAGCTGTCTGGCTATATGGCCCATGCGCCAAAAACTGATCGAAAATATAACGTCCGGGTTTATGAGGAAGGCTGTAAGGAATGCGGCTACTGTATTGAGGTTTGCCCCCGTCAGGTCTTTACTGTGGCCCGGTATTTTAATGACAAAGGCTACCGGCCGGTACGGGCGGAATTTGCGGACAGATGTATTGGCTGCCGGCGGTGCTTTTTCCTTTGTCCCGATTTTTCTATTGATGTAACGGACCGGAAAGAGGAGGAGGAGCTGTGA
- the hpsG gene encoding (2S)-3-sulfopropanediol dehydratase: MSTVALTPQEQRIRQEIQGRPQSHKRSRTSNIFNGFNHTRPRIDVERARFFTESFRQTEGELLILRWAKALRHIAEHITVHIDPHQLLAGRAGAPGRYGIVYPELDGDFLDAAIQHLPERAASPFTISAADAELIRREISPYWRGKTFHEALAKALPGETAKLTYQPDDILQSRFIVNETASFRSSIQWVHDYEKVLKKGFKGIKDDALRRLAALDPFSPVDNVEKAPYLQAIILICEAVVLWAGRHAVLALELAGREPDPQRKRELQKIAEICQWVPENPARNFHEAMQAQWFTQMFSRLEQKTGTIISNGRMDQYLYPYYQQDIAAGRLDNEAALQLLECMWLGMAQFIDLYISPAGGAFNEGYAHWEAVTIGGQTADGRDAVNPLTYLFLQSKREFPLHYPDLAARIHSRSPARYLYEVAETIKEGTGFPKLINDEEVVPLLLAKGAVFSEAFDYAVSGCAECRMPNRDTYTSPCAYINFPAALEMTIYNGRMQFYGGEVIGLETGDPRTFKTWEQFWQAYVTQHLNFLKHAFIQQRIIIDLRARHFAWPLGSALHDLCMRECRDIHSPVIAGGIDLGYFEFMGYATVVDSLAAVKKLVYQDRMITMDELIEALEGNFNGRDIIRHRLANAPKYGNNDQYADSIAKKLDRLCLEFTQKYAKELGVHLDLRYVPFTSHVPFGKVVSATPNGRKAYTPLSDGSSASQGDDSNGPTAVLLSNYASKNLNYRERAARLLNIKLSPSCVAGEEGTDKLVAFIRTWCDLRLWHLQFNVINRETLVAARNNPEQYRNLIVRIAGYSAYFTDLSADLQDDLIARMEHSVV, from the coding sequence ATGAGTACTGTTGCATTGACGCCGCAGGAACAGCGCATCCGGCAGGAAATCCAGGGCCGGCCCCAATCGCATAAGCGGTCCAGAACCAGCAATATTTTCAACGGGTTTAATCATACCAGGCCCAGAATTGATGTGGAAAGGGCCCGTTTTTTTACCGAGTCCTTCCGGCAGACCGAAGGCGAATTGCTTATTTTACGGTGGGCGAAAGCCCTGCGGCATATTGCCGAACATATTACAGTGCATATTGACCCGCATCAGCTGCTGGCCGGGCGGGCGGGGGCGCCGGGCCGGTACGGCATTGTCTATCCCGAGCTGGATGGCGATTTTCTGGATGCCGCAATTCAGCACTTGCCGGAACGGGCGGCATCGCCGTTCACCATCTCCGCTGCAGACGCCGAGCTGATCCGGCGGGAAATTTCTCCCTACTGGCGGGGCAAAACTTTTCATGAAGCGCTTGCCAAGGCTTTGCCGGGGGAAACGGCAAAATTAACGTACCAGCCTGACGATATTTTACAGTCAAGGTTTATTGTCAATGAAACAGCCTCTTTCCGGTCTTCGATCCAATGGGTTCATGACTATGAGAAAGTACTGAAAAAAGGGTTTAAGGGGATAAAGGACGACGCTTTACGGCGATTGGCGGCATTAGACCCGTTTAGTCCGGTCGACAATGTGGAGAAAGCGCCATATCTTCAGGCGATTATCCTTATTTGCGAGGCGGTTGTCCTCTGGGCGGGCAGGCATGCCGTTTTGGCCCTGGAATTAGCCGGTCGGGAACCAGACCCGCAGCGCAAACGTGAATTGCAAAAAATTGCTGAAATTTGTCAATGGGTTCCGGAGAATCCGGCGCGCAATTTTCATGAAGCCATGCAGGCGCAATGGTTTACGCAAATGTTTTCCCGCCTTGAGCAAAAAACGGGCACCATCATTTCCAACGGGAGAATGGATCAGTATCTCTATCCCTACTATCAGCAGGACATCGCCGCAGGGCGGCTGGACAATGAAGCTGCTCTGCAGCTGCTTGAATGCATGTGGCTGGGCATGGCCCAGTTTATTGATTTATATATTTCGCCGGCCGGCGGGGCGTTTAATGAAGGCTATGCCCACTGGGAAGCGGTTACAATTGGCGGGCAAACGGCTGACGGCCGTGACGCCGTCAATCCGCTTACTTATCTTTTCCTGCAATCCAAGCGGGAGTTCCCCCTGCATTATCCCGATCTGGCGGCCCGCATTCACAGCAGGTCGCCGGCGCGGTATCTGTATGAGGTGGCCGAAACAATCAAGGAGGGAACCGGCTTTCCGAAGCTGATTAATGACGAGGAAGTAGTGCCTTTGCTGCTGGCTAAGGGCGCAGTGTTCAGTGAAGCTTTTGATTACGCCGTTTCCGGCTGTGCGGAATGCCGCATGCCCAATCGCGATACCTATACCAGCCCCTGCGCCTATATCAATTTCCCGGCGGCGCTTGAAATGACTATTTATAACGGCAGAATGCAGTTTTACGGCGGCGAGGTCATTGGCCTGGAAACCGGAGATCCCCGGACGTTCAAGACCTGGGAGCAATTTTGGCAGGCATATGTAACGCAGCATCTGAATTTTTTAAAGCACGCCTTTATTCAGCAGCGGATCATAATTGATTTACGGGCCAGGCATTTTGCCTGGCCGCTCGGATCGGCGCTGCATGACCTTTGCATGCGGGAATGCCGGGACATTCATTCACCGGTCATTGCCGGGGGCATTGATCTGGGCTATTTTGAATTCATGGGCTATGCCACTGTGGTGGATTCGCTGGCCGCCGTTAAAAAGCTGGTATATCAAGACCGAATGATCACAATGGACGAATTGATTGAAGCGCTGGAAGGCAATTTTAACGGCCGGGATATCATTCGCCACCGGCTCGCCAATGCTCCTAAATACGGCAATAATGACCAATATGCCGACAGCATTGCCAAAAAACTGGATCGGTTGTGTCTGGAATTTACCCAAAAGTATGCCAAGGAATTGGGCGTACACCTGGATCTGCGTTACGTTCCGTTTACTTCTCATGTTCCTTTCGGCAAGGTGGTAAGCGCAACGCCTAATGGACGGAAGGCCTATACACCGCTTTCCGACGGTTCTTCCGCTTCCCAGGGAGACGACAGCAACGGGCCAACTGCCGTACTATTGTCAAATTATGCCTCCAAGAACCTGAATTATCGCGAACGGGCGGCCCGACTGCTAAATATAAAATTAAGTCCGTCCTGCGTGGCCGGTGAGGAGGGAACAGATAAGCTTGTCGCTTTCATCCGGACCTGGTGCGACCTGCGCTTGTGGCATTTGCAGTTTAACGTAATTAATCGTGAAACTCTGGTGGCGGCGCGAAATAATCCGGAGCAATACCGTAACCTTATTGTCCGGATTGCCGGTTATAGCGCTTATTTTACTGATTTATCGGCAGATTTGCAGGATGATCTGATCGCGCGGATGGAGCATAGCGTTGTTTAG
- a CDS encoding 2-oxoacid:acceptor oxidoreductase family protein — protein sequence MKRTEILISGFGGQGVVRLGQIFSTAAVYQGLYTTMLVSHGTETRGGYVRSQIVIAGQPVDSPVVECPDYFCAMSRSAYQKFGSLAKTGVIIFDPGYVEPDLSSEARHVPLSARDIAVEELGRDIFANIVFLGVLGRFLKAAISKDCFYQALAERVPRFQEENKKAFALGYANLEGRQAAEFFPSGLR from the coding sequence ATGAAGCGTACCGAAATTCTGATTAGCGGCTTCGGCGGTCAGGGGGTTGTCCGGCTGGGCCAAATTTTCAGTACGGCGGCAGTTTACCAGGGATTGTATACCACCATGCTGGTCAGTCACGGCACGGAAACCAGAGGTGGTTATGTGCGCAGCCAGATCGTCATTGCCGGTCAGCCGGTCGACAGTCCGGTAGTAGAATGTCCCGATTATTTTTGCGCTATGTCCCGGTCGGCTTACCAGAAGTTCGGCAGTCTGGCAAAGACGGGCGTCATTATTTTTGATCCCGGCTATGTTGAACCTGACTTAAGCAGCGAAGCCAGGCATGTCCCACTGTCAGCCAGAGATATTGCCGTTGAGGAGCTGGGCCGCGATATTTTTGCCAATATCGTCTTTCTGGGTGTGCTGGGCCGGTTTTTAAAGGCGGCAATCAGTAAGGACTGTTTTTATCAGGCGCTGGCCGAACGGGTACCCAGGTTTCAGGAGGAGAATAAAAAGGCGTTTGCATTAGGCTACGCCAACCTTGAAGGGCGGCAGGCGGCGGAGTTTTTTCCATCCGGCCTGCGCTGA
- a CDS encoding thiamine pyrophosphate-dependent enzyme → MDYLAEKFLKARKTPSTACSGCGLGQVHKKILLAIDQLGLGSADIVWGTGIGCAGRQTFNTWKGDNFAGTHGRVYALATGLRLALKPEQKIVLTAGDGDAFGIGLLHLLHCVRRNVDMTVIVADNFGYQSTGGQYGYTTPAGSVTDSSPYGMQDPNWVQDGRDILEILKAAGAGFLARHTSIEGQNAVESIKQAIDFKGFSLVHIVYPCITNFFGKAMGSRQPAIAYRWLKERTNPGADQPVGGMTFRTGVYYRTTAERREFSEYMREFTRQVQTGGPT, encoded by the coding sequence ATGGACTATTTAGCTGAAAAATTTCTTAAAGCCAGGAAAACACCAAGCACAGCCTGCAGCGGCTGCGGCTTAGGGCAGGTGCATAAGAAGATATTGCTGGCAATTGACCAGCTGGGACTGGGCAGTGCTGATATCGTATGGGGCACAGGGATTGGCTGCGCCGGCAGACAGACATTTAATACCTGGAAAGGCGATAATTTCGCCGGTACGCATGGGCGGGTCTATGCGCTCGCCACCGGCTTGCGGCTGGCCCTTAAGCCGGAGCAGAAGATTGTTTTAACCGCCGGGGATGGCGATGCCTTTGGCATTGGCTTGCTTCATTTGCTGCATTGTGTACGCCGGAATGTTGATATGACGGTTATTGTCGCCGACAATTTCGGTTATCAGTCAACCGGCGGCCAGTACGGTTATACCACGCCGGCCGGCTCGGTTACCGACAGCAGTCCTTATGGGATGCAGGACCCCAATTGGGTTCAGGACGGGCGCGATATTCTCGAAATTCTCAAAGCCGCGGGAGCCGGTTTTCTGGCCCGCCATACCAGCATAGAGGGTCAAAATGCCGTGGAAAGCATCAAGCAGGCCATTGATTTTAAGGGATTCTCCCTGGTGCATATCGTGTATCCCTGTATTACCAATTTTTTCGGCAAGGCGATGGGCTCACGCCAACCGGCGATTGCGTACCGCTGGCTGAAAGAGCGGACCAATCCGGGGGCGGATCAGCCGGTTGGAGGTATGACGTTCCGGACGGGCGTGTATTACCGGACAACAGCAGAGCGCCGGGAGTTCTCCGAGTACATGCGTGAATTTACCCGGCAAGTGCAAACAGGAGGGCCAACATGA
- a CDS encoding ABC transporter ATP-binding protein, producing MSRSAAKPQTLSIKGLSKTFKIDNRLVEVLQDIDLEVQPGEFVSIIGPSGCGKSTLLRMVAGLEQEYSGEIYLGDELIKGPRVNRGMVFQEARLYPWLTIANNVAFGLGAQHSASEKKRIVNEHLQLVGLNHFAKAYPHQLSGGMQQRVSIARALVNRPQVLLLDEPFGALDAITRIMMQQEIIRIWEAERTTILLVTHDIDEAIFLGDRVVVMSKRPGALKTVIPIDLPRPRDRNSYQFVQVRKHIYTNFFAEVDVPFAYSI from the coding sequence ATGAGCAGGAGTGCGGCTAAACCACAAACACTAAGCATTAAAGGACTAAGTAAAACGTTTAAAATAGACAACCGCCTGGTGGAAGTTCTTCAGGACATTGATTTAGAAGTGCAGCCGGGGGAGTTTGTCAGTATTATCGGTCCAAGCGGCTGTGGGAAAAGTACTTTGTTAAGAATGGTCGCCGGTCTGGAGCAGGAATATTCAGGTGAAATTTATCTCGGGGACGAACTGATTAAGGGACCGCGCGTCAATCGGGGAATGGTTTTTCAGGAAGCGCGGCTGTATCCCTGGCTGACAATAGCAAACAATGTGGCGTTTGGCCTGGGGGCTCAACACAGCGCCAGCGAGAAAAAACGAATTGTAAATGAGCATTTACAGCTGGTGGGATTAAATCATTTCGCCAAAGCATACCCTCATCAACTGTCGGGCGGCATGCAGCAACGGGTCAGTATAGCCAGAGCATTGGTGAACCGGCCGCAAGTCCTGCTGCTTGATGAGCCGTTTGGCGCTCTGGACGCCATTACCAGAATTATGATGCAGCAAGAAATTATCCGGATATGGGAAGCCGAAAGAACAACAATTCTTCTGGTTACGCATGACATTGATGAAGCCATTTTTCTTGGCGACCGTGTTGTCGTGATGTCGAAACGTCCGGGAGCGCTAAAAACGGTTATCCCGATTGATTTGCCCCGCCCGCGTGACCGCAATAGCTATCAGTTTGTTCAAGTCCGCAAACATATTTACACTAATTTTTTCGCCGAGGTTGATGTCCCCTTTGCTTATAGTATTTGA
- a CDS encoding trans-sulfuration enzyme family protein: protein MSDKANRGFQTKCVHSGNGIDQETGAIRRPLIMANSYRLPEDASTMNWSDPNQLVYTRNTSANQIYLQEKLAALEGGEACVVLATGVAALAGVFFTFLEQKSHVICSNVSYIAVYRLLQEYLPAKYAIETSLVDTANLSEVKQAIRPNTKLIHIETPGNPTTRVSDIAAIAGLAKAAGALLSVDSTFASPFLQRPLEHGADLVIHSLTKYINGHGDAMGGAVIGRTALIDAIKRQAMVNLGGAISPFNAWLIMRGVVTLPLRMKQHSQAALLVARFLEAHPAVAFVAYPGLPSHPQHETARKQMSMFSGVIAFGLKADVDTHNKFVNSLALIVPAVSIGHDESLIVYTGPNDERNHFYPSEFSKGHLRFSVGLEDPQDIIDDLSQALETCGLQQKNVEV from the coding sequence ATGTCCGACAAGGCCAACAGGGGATTTCAAACCAAATGCGTGCATAGCGGCAATGGAATTGATCAAGAAACCGGCGCAATCCGGCGGCCGTTGATTATGGCGAATAGCTACCGGCTGCCTGAAGACGCGTCAACGATGAATTGGAGTGATCCCAATCAACTGGTTTATACTAGAAATACCTCGGCCAATCAAATTTATCTGCAGGAAAAATTGGCGGCGCTGGAGGGCGGTGAAGCCTGCGTGGTGCTGGCTACCGGTGTTGCCGCACTGGCTGGGGTGTTTTTTACCTTTTTGGAACAAAAGTCTCATGTGATCTGCTCTAATGTGTCCTATATCGCCGTCTACCGGCTGCTGCAGGAGTATTTGCCCGCTAAGTACGCCATAGAAACCAGCCTGGTTGATACGGCCAACCTGTCTGAAGTCAAGCAGGCTATACGTCCCAATACCAAGCTTATCCATATTGAAACACCCGGCAATCCCACGACCAGAGTCAGTGATATCGCCGCAATCGCCGGGCTGGCTAAAGCCGCCGGAGCGCTCCTGTCGGTAGACAGTACGTTTGCCTCGCCTTTTTTACAGCGGCCACTGGAGCATGGGGCCGATCTGGTCATTCACAGTCTGACCAAATACATCAACGGGCATGGCGACGCCATGGGCGGGGCGGTCATCGGCCGTACGGCCCTGATTGACGCCATCAAGCGCCAGGCCATGGTCAACCTGGGCGGAGCCATAAGCCCGTTTAACGCCTGGCTGATCATGCGGGGTGTCGTAACCTTGCCGCTGAGAATGAAACAGCACAGCCAAGCCGCGCTGCTGGTCGCCCGGTTTCTGGAAGCGCACCCGGCGGTGGCGTTTGTGGCTTATCCGGGCCTGCCCAGCCATCCGCAGCACGAGACTGCCAGAAAGCAGATGTCGATGTTTTCCGGCGTTATCGCGTTTGGGCTGAAAGCGGATGTTGACACCCATAACAAGTTTGTTAATTCGCTGGCGCTGATTGTTCCGGCGGTATCGATTGGCCATGATGAGAGTCTCATTGTCTACACCGGCCCTAATGACGAGCGTAATCATTTCTACCCGTCCGAATTCAGCAAGGGGCATTTGCGCTTTAGTGTCGGGCTGGAAGATCCGCAAGACATTATTGACGATCTCAGCCAGGCTTTGGAAACATGCGGCCTGCAGCAAAAAAATGTCGAAGTTTGA
- a CDS encoding ABC transporter substrate-binding protein, translating to MKKIKIALIMAVMLFGVLLTGGCSSKADETGAKAAQPQEIHIAYQNSSTIILLAKAKGLYEEEFAKDGIEVKYDLYLAGPPMIEAFAGGRADFANTGDMPPVSARSGGVDIKIISRAGYTPAGNALLVRPDSAYQSITELKGKKIAVPIGSSAHHYLILLLQKNDLSAADVSIVNLPATDHQAALETGNVAAVATWEPWASVLENAKSGKILADSSSGVKRYVGVFLARNEFARQYPEVTARFLRVNEKAAEFIRNYPEEALELISKESKLPVSAIARTVKTTDWDSSIIAEDIAGFQQVKDFLKETKVLKKDFEINELFDDRYLKKIKQ from the coding sequence ATGAAAAAAATCAAAATAGCACTGATTATGGCCGTCATGCTGTTCGGCGTTCTTTTGACCGGCGGATGTTCCAGCAAGGCCGACGAAACCGGGGCCAAGGCGGCGCAGCCGCAGGAAATTCACATTGCGTACCAAAATTCCAGCACAATTATTTTGTTGGCCAAGGCCAAGGGATTATATGAAGAGGAGTTTGCCAAAGACGGCATTGAAGTGAAATATGATCTGTATCTGGCCGGACCGCCGATGATTGAGGCGTTTGCCGGCGGCCGGGCTGATTTTGCCAATACCGGTGATATGCCGCCGGTGTCGGCCCGCTCCGGCGGCGTGGATATTAAAATTATCAGCCGCGCCGGATACACGCCTGCCGGAAATGCCCTGTTGGTGCGGCCGGATTCCGCGTATCAATCCATTACTGAGCTGAAAGGCAAAAAAATCGCAGTTCCGATTGGCTCAAGCGCTCATCATTATTTAATTCTTCTGTTGCAGAAAAATGATCTTTCCGCTGCTGATGTAAGTATTGTTAATTTACCGGCAACCGATCATCAGGCCGCGCTGGAAACCGGGAATGTAGCTGCAGTAGCCACCTGGGAGCCGTGGGCGTCGGTATTGGAAAATGCGAAATCAGGCAAAATTTTGGCCGATTCATCCAGCGGCGTTAAACGCTACGTCGGGGTGTTCCTGGCCCGCAATGAGTTTGCCCGGCAATATCCGGAAGTGACAGCCCGCTTTTTAAGGGTAAATGAAAAAGCGGCTGAATTTATCAGAAATTATCCGGAAGAGGCCTTGGAACTGATTTCCAAAGAAAGCAAGCTGCCGGTTTCGGCAATTGCCAGGACTGTGAAAACAACCGACTGGGACTCCAGCATTATCGCTGAAGATATTGCCGGTTTCCAGCAGGTTAAGGATTTTCTAAAAGAGACAAAAGTATTGAAAAAAGATTTTGAGATCAATGAATTGTTTGATGACCGTTATCTGAAAAAAATCAAACAATAG
- a CDS encoding 2-oxoglutarate ferredoxin oxidoreductase subunit alpha gives MKRVFDTGNAAITEAAIIAGCTLFAGYPITPATEIAENMSRRLPQIGGFYVQAEDELAALHICIGGALGGLKAMTSTSGPGYVLYADPYGWALGSEIPVVVVNAQRVGPVSGITGAPGQGEFYLSRYPTHGGNFESIVLAPSSVQEAFQLTVEAFYLAERFRMPITVLADQIVTDGWETLLIPETAAEMKEMGLRLADRRINYGPEFYPATDAIDIPPVVLGHNTGAACSDWTPTAEGFDTEEVQWQHKHAYRLIYKVRNNRTLIHQYEQVGFEDDPEVIFVSYGSPSRVVKSAVRAAREQGLRVGAIRLISIWPFPDEVFDRTAKYLSVELNYDGQLVREVQRAVPKDSEVHFLGRCGELPQVAELVEAARALIAGRALTAVKWTREAW, from the coding sequence GTGAAAAGGGTTTTTGATACAGGCAATGCAGCAATTACTGAAGCTGCGATCATTGCCGGCTGTACACTGTTTGCCGGTTATCCGATTACGCCGGCGACCGAAATTGCGGAAAATATGTCGCGGCGTCTGCCGCAGATCGGCGGCTTTTACGTTCAGGCCGAAGATGAACTGGCGGCGCTTCATATTTGTATCGGCGGAGCGCTCGGCGGCTTGAAAGCCATGACCTCAACTTCAGGTCCCGGCTATGTTTTGTATGCTGATCCTTATGGCTGGGCTTTAGGCAGCGAGATACCGGTGGTCGTCGTTAACGCCCAGCGGGTAGGCCCGGTAAGCGGTATTACCGGTGCGCCGGGGCAGGGGGAATTCTATCTGAGCCGCTATCCAACCCATGGCGGCAATTTTGAGAGTATTGTTTTGGCGCCAAGCAGTGTGCAGGAGGCTTTCCAGCTTACGGTTGAGGCTTTTTACCTTGCCGAAAGATTTCGTATGCCCATCACTGTTTTGGCTGATCAAATTGTGACAGACGGCTGGGAGACATTACTGATACCGGAAACCGCGGCGGAAATGAAAGAAATGGGGCTGCGGCTTGCCGACCGGCGGATCAATTACGGGCCGGAATTTTACCCGGCAACTGATGCGATTGATATACCTCCGGTCGTGCTGGGGCATAACACCGGCGCCGCCTGCTCTGACTGGACGCCGACGGCGGAAGGTTTTGATACGGAAGAGGTGCAATGGCAGCATAAGCATGCCTACCGCCTGATCTACAAGGTGCGGAATAACCGAACGCTCATTCACCAATATGAGCAGGTCGGTTTTGAAGATGATCCTGAGGTGATTTTCGTGTCTTACGGCAGTCCGTCCCGGGTGGTGAAGAGTGCGGTCCGGGCGGCGCGGGAGCAAGGGCTTAGGGTGGGCGCCATCAGGCTGATCTCAATCTGGCCTTTTCCGGATGAAGTCTTCGACAGAACGGCTAAGTATCTTTCGGTGGAATTAAATTATGATGGTCAGCTGGTAAGAGAAGTTCAACGCGCTGTCCCTAAGGACAGCGAAGTGCATTTCCTCGGCCGCTGCGGCGAGCTGCCTCAAGTGGCGGAGCTGGTCGAGGCCGCCCGTGCCTTAATTGCCGGGCGGGCGCTGACGGCCGTCAAATGGACGCGGGAGGCCTGGTAG
- a CDS encoding ABC transporter permease has protein sequence MEKMTYWLKENALALVVPVIVLLIWELAGKLGWVRATLLPRPSEIALVLAELVLSGELFAHLGISILRVAQGFAIGAVLGVLTGVQIALVKKFRIALSLIFGVLRPIPVIAWIPVLILWLGIDEGSKITVIAIGSFWTVLVSVFQGIRSVDKKYLEVATILEKDQTTLLTKVVLPAALPAIFTGVRVGIDVAWRSVVAAELIAAASGIGYMIMYARELSQIDVVLAGVLSIGLTGVLIDQLLLLLEKRLLKWNVNLHES, from the coding sequence ATGGAAAAAATGACTTATTGGCTTAAGGAGAATGCGCTTGCCCTGGTCGTGCCGGTTATCGTATTGCTGATTTGGGAGCTGGCCGGAAAACTGGGGTGGGTTCGGGCCACTCTTTTGCCAAGACCATCGGAAATTGCCCTGGTACTGGCGGAGCTTGTTCTTAGCGGAGAGCTGTTTGCTCATTTGGGAATCAGTATTCTCAGAGTTGCGCAGGGGTTTGCCATCGGTGCGGTTCTGGGCGTACTGACTGGGGTCCAGATTGCGCTGGTAAAAAAATTCCGGATCGCGCTCAGCCTGATTTTCGGAGTGTTACGTCCCATACCGGTCATTGCCTGGATCCCGGTATTGATTCTATGGCTGGGAATTGATGAAGGCTCGAAGATTACCGTCATTGCCATTGGCAGCTTTTGGACAGTGCTGGTAAGTGTATTTCAGGGAATTCGCAGTGTTGACAAAAAATATCTGGAGGTTGCAACCATTCTGGAAAAAGACCAAACGACGTTATTAACCAAGGTTGTCCTGCCGGCAGCCTTACCGGCTATTTTTACCGGGGTCCGGGTTGGGATTGATGTCGCCTGGCGCAGCGTTGTGGCGGCCGAACTCATTGCCGCCGCGTCCGGAATCGGATATATGATTATGTACGCCCGGGAATTGTCTCAGATTGATGTCGTTTTGGCCGGTGTTCTGTCGATTGGCTTGACCGGCGTATTGATTGATCAGCTATTGCTGCTGCTGGAGAAAAGGTTGTTAAAATGGAACGTGAATCTTCATGAGTCATAA